Proteins from a genomic interval of Candidatus Ancaeobacter aquaticus:
- a CDS encoding O-antigen ligase family protein produces MSRDTVISLISAIIDSVIAFLILFAPFAFGSVEPWAYRIIEVSAVILFVLWIVKICVGGKEFFRVRFPLISIPVILLIGFTVFQLFPLQKTTVKKLSPKTYELYATNIPRYEPAYYLKNLDKKDYRFRFLQKKPYNTFLYEAVGNDERPLSVYTPSTKKYLWKIISLFLIFFVAVNNITTKEQVRRILVVIITAGFILALVGILQKLTFNGKLLWFRIPRYGGDPFGPYVNKNNFANYIVMIIPVAIGYILTQIIYRFRRVQGDTLFLRMKNIVVSDFLYRILLMIFVVSVMITALIMSKSLLGVISGLYGLLFFMAYIFIKNKKVLLSLIIGLVLFVPMLFIASGGEVSVSQMYKKYSGPSISEQIRVQYYVDGYEMIKDYPYTGTGLGTFSMVFPQYKSVNLGVRTRFLHNDFMQLCIEVGVVCGAIVILSVLFFLVYTVLRLVFLKKKRSFYYSMFGVAVGMFCMLIHALGGFHFHIPANALLFTVLGALLWSMGDIEKNESGKSRKYKRIQKKNM; encoded by the coding sequence ATGTCCAGAGATACTGTTATTTCACTCATTTCAGCAATTATTGATAGCGTGATAGCCTTTTTGATACTTTTTGCGCCATTTGCTTTTGGTTCTGTTGAGCCGTGGGCATACAGAATTATAGAAGTAAGCGCAGTAATACTCTTTGTGCTTTGGATAGTGAAAATATGTGTTGGAGGAAAAGAATTCTTTAGGGTACGGTTTCCGCTTATCAGTATCCCTGTGATACTCTTGATCGGATTTACTGTTTTTCAACTTTTTCCGCTTCAAAAAACAACAGTAAAAAAATTGTCTCCAAAAACATATGAATTGTATGCGACAAATATTCCGCGATACGAACCTGCCTATTACCTGAAAAATCTTGATAAGAAAGATTATAGATTTAGATTCCTGCAAAAAAAACCGTATAACACATTTCTTTATGAAGCTGTCGGCAATGATGAAAGGCCGCTGTCCGTATATACGCCTAGTACGAAAAAATATCTATGGAAAATAATCAGCTTGTTTCTCATATTCTTTGTTGCGGTAAACAACATTACGACGAAGGAACAGGTAAGAAGGATACTCGTTGTGATCATTACTGCCGGATTTATATTGGCACTCGTGGGAATACTCCAGAAACTTACTTTTAACGGCAAATTACTCTGGTTTCGCATACCTCGCTATGGAGGAGATCCCTTTGGCCCGTATGTGAATAAAAATAATTTTGCTAATTATATAGTGATGATTATCCCCGTTGCAATTGGGTACATACTCACACAAATAATATACCGGTTTAGAAGAGTGCAGGGCGATACATTATTTTTACGTATGAAAAATATTGTTGTGAGCGATTTCCTTTATAGGATCCTGTTAATGATTTTTGTTGTTTCTGTAATGATAACCGCACTTATCATGAGTAAATCATTGCTAGGAGTCATAAGCGGGTTATATGGATTACTGTTTTTTATGGCATATATATTTATCAAGAATAAAAAGGTGCTATTGTCGTTAATTATTGGATTAGTCTTGTTTGTTCCTATGCTTTTTATAGCTTCTGGTGGGGAAGTATCTGTAAGCCAAATGTATAAAAAATATTCAGGCCCATCAATTTCGGAACAAATACGTGTGCAATATTATGTTGATGGGTATGAGATGATAAAAGACTATCCATACACAGGTACGGGACTGGGTACATTCTCTATGGTATTTCCTCAGTATAAAAGTGTCAACCTAGGGGTACGTACGCGCTTTCTGCATAATGACTTTATGCAATTATGCATTGAAGTTGGTGTAGTGTGCGGAGCGATTGTTATTTTGTCGGTTTTGTTTTTTCTTGTTTACACAGTCTTGCGGTTGGTGTTTTTAAAAAAGAAGCGGTCTTTTTATTATAGTATGTTTGGTGTAGCAGTAGGCATGTTCTGTATGTTAATACATGCTCTTGGGGGATTTCACTTCCATATACCTGCAAATGCACTTTTATTTACCGTGCTAGGGGCGCTTTTATGGAGTATGGGAGATATTGAAAAAAATGAAAGTGGAAAATCCAGAAAATATAAAAGAATTCAAAAAAAGAACATGTAG
- the recN gene encoding DNA repair protein RecN, whose product MIQYLHIKNIALVDEVEIEFFRGLNCITGETGAGKSVIVGSLNFILGERSDVSQIRSGHDKALIEAIFDISLNAPLKKYLNEIGVTFEEKEFLIKRELAREGKGRCFVCGSIVTQGMLKTIGDLLVDMHGQHDHQSLLNSACHTTIVDSFGRLEEHCSKVSKAYRQYKETIDTRDGFRSSVEERNRDYEYLVFQINEIAAAQVEVGEDEALLKEHELLNNAVHIKGLTESMYGELYEADESVVGKINAFEKSLSELAKYDEQFLGYQNNLSEISCVLRDLAETLTQFNTTIDVSGDRLSEVEERLSLVERLKKKYGMSVDELINFKEELDQKIRCVENYDEELDRLEKDVKERASELHKLCGQLSKKRKQSASKLSLLVEKELSQLGIVNAQFEVRSIAIECGVTGAEKLEFFISANKGEKCKPLKSVASGGEISRIMLAIKKAIAEVDSIQVMVFDEIDVNVGGQLASRVGDRMKEISKEKQVLCITHLPQIARHAQNHLCVEKKVINGKTHTFVKTLSPEERMGEITRMLGSTDAASAASEYAKVLLTKK is encoded by the coding sequence ATGATCCAATATCTCCATATTAAAAATATTGCACTGGTTGATGAAGTGGAAATTGAATTTTTCCGCGGTTTAAATTGCATTACCGGTGAGACCGGTGCCGGAAAATCCGTCATTGTTGGTTCGCTTAATTTTATATTGGGGGAACGCTCTGATGTATCTCAGATACGTTCCGGTCATGATAAGGCCCTCATAGAAGCAATTTTTGATATATCTTTAAATGCCCCCCTCAAGAAGTATTTAAACGAGATAGGGGTAACCTTCGAAGAAAAAGAGTTTCTTATAAAACGAGAGTTAGCTCGAGAAGGAAAAGGAAGATGCTTTGTCTGCGGATCAATTGTCACGCAAGGCATGCTAAAGACTATAGGTGATCTTCTCGTTGACATGCATGGACAGCATGATCATCAATCACTCTTAAATTCTGCTTGTCATACGACTATTGTCGATAGTTTTGGTAGATTAGAAGAGCATTGTTCGAAGGTGTCAAAAGCATACAGACAGTACAAAGAAACGATTGATACAAGGGATGGTTTTAGATCTTCTGTAGAAGAGAGAAATCGTGATTATGAGTATCTCGTGTTTCAGATAAATGAAATTGCTGCGGCACAGGTTGAAGTAGGAGAAGATGAAGCCCTCTTAAAAGAACACGAACTTTTAAATAATGCTGTGCATATTAAGGGGCTCACTGAAAGTATGTATGGAGAACTGTATGAGGCAGATGAATCAGTGGTAGGAAAAATAAATGCATTTGAGAAAAGTCTATCTGAGCTTGCGAAATATGACGAACAGTTTTTGGGATATCAAAATAATTTAAGCGAAATATCATGCGTATTAAGAGACCTCGCTGAAACGCTTACGCAATTCAATACTACCATTGATGTGAGTGGAGATCGTTTAAGTGAGGTTGAAGAGAGGTTGTCTCTGGTTGAACGGCTCAAAAAGAAATATGGTATGAGCGTTGATGAACTCATTAATTTCAAAGAAGAGTTAGATCAGAAGATTCGTTGTGTAGAGAATTATGATGAGGAACTCGACCGTCTAGAAAAGGATGTTAAAGAGCGTGCAAGTGAATTGCACAAGCTCTGTGGGCAACTATCAAAGAAAAGAAAACAATCTGCATCAAAACTGTCCCTGCTTGTTGAAAAAGAACTTTCACAATTAGGTATTGTAAATGCGCAATTTGAAGTGAGATCTATCGCGATAGAATGTGGCGTCACCGGCGCTGAAAAATTAGAGTTTTTTATAAGTGCAAATAAGGGAGAAAAGTGTAAGCCGCTTAAGAGTGTTGCCTCTGGAGGCGAAATATCGAGAATTATGCTTGCCATTAAGAAAGCTATTGCGGAAGTTGATTCCATACAGGTTATGGTATTTGATGAAATAGACGTTAATGTCGGCGGTCAGCTAGCGAGTAGAGTGGGAGACCGAATGAAAGAGATTTCAAAAGAAAAACAGGTGTTGTGTATAACGCACTTGCCGCAAATTGCGCGCCATGCCCAGAATCATCTCTGTGTAGAAAAAAAGGTAATTAATGGTAAGACGCATACCTTTGTGAAGACATTATCTCCTGAGGAAAGAATGGGTGAAATTACCCGTATGCTTGGAAGCACTGATGCTGCTTCTGCCGCATCAGAATACGCGAAGGTATTGTTAACAAAGAAGTAA
- a CDS encoding type II CAAX endopeptidase family protein, with the protein MMDSITSFFAKEGVIIVAFLEILLLRLGVFALFILIAELLGRLLKKKDYKSFNCVWSVKNIVELFVIYTGFQALMIFFKGEVSQSSVEGFVLFWSFLEYIFLIVLVLYFVLQVYEGSLRTLGLITEDIKRDLVLSLQFLVYLGFGCAFLHILHVYEFLKPSSKIIESVSLKTLFAGGAVAYAKCFLVLIVSPFAEEVFYRGFMYPVVRNKVGPVIASLLISLFFAFIHFDPQFFVYIFILSYVLCYLYEKGRSLVPPIIIHSVYNLLVLLGLFNY; encoded by the coding sequence ATGATGGATAGCATAACGTCTTTTTTTGCTAAAGAAGGTGTGATTATTGTAGCATTTCTTGAAATATTGCTACTCAGGTTGGGGGTATTTGCTCTTTTTATATTGATTGCTGAGCTTCTCGGTCGATTACTTAAGAAAAAAGACTATAAGAGTTTTAATTGCGTTTGGTCGGTAAAAAATATCGTTGAATTATTTGTTATATACACGGGCTTCCAAGCCCTGATGATATTTTTTAAAGGAGAGGTAAGTCAAAGCTCAGTTGAAGGGTTTGTATTATTTTGGTCTTTTCTTGAATATATATTTCTTATTGTTCTTGTCCTTTACTTTGTGCTTCAAGTTTATGAAGGTTCTTTACGTACTCTCGGGCTTATTACGGAAGATATTAAGAGAGACCTCGTGCTTTCACTGCAGTTTCTTGTGTATCTAGGTTTTGGGTGTGCCTTTCTCCATATTCTGCACGTGTATGAGTTTCTGAAACCATCATCGAAGATCATAGAAAGCGTTAGTTTAAAAACATTATTTGCCGGTGGAGCAGTTGCTTACGCAAAATGTTTTCTCGTACTTATTGTTTCCCCATTTGCTGAAGAAGTGTTCTATAGGGGTTTTATGTATCCGGTCGTGAGGAATAAGGTAGGACCAGTGATTGCGTCTCTGCTGATATCGCTTTTCTTTGCCTTTATCCATTTTGATCCACAATTTTTTGTATATATATTCATTTTGAGCTATGTGCTGTGTTATTTGTATGAAAAAGGCAGAAGCTTAGTCCCTCCCATAATAATACACAGTGTCTATAATCTATTGGTTCTTTTAGGTCTCTTCAACTATTAA
- a CDS encoding phosphoenolpyruvate carboxykinase (GTP), whose translation MSNQYVEKWVDEMAQLCMPDNVCWVTGSEEEKDRLSQEAFKTGELIELDQEKLPGCVYHRTAINDVARTEHLTFICTEQKETVGPTNNWMQKDEAYKKLSEIFSGSMKGRTMYVVPFIMGPAGSPSSKVGVELTDSIYVVLNMCIMTRVGKIAMDELDGSDNFTRCLHGKAERDIEKRFICHFPEDNTIWSVGSGYGGNVLLGKKCLALRIASYLGYEEGWMAEHMLILGVQDPKGNVSYVAAAFPSACGKTNLAMLVPPESLSAKGYKVWTVGDDIAWMRIGEDGRIWAINPEAGFFGVVPGTSQKSNPNALKTIQKNTIYTNVLLKDDKTVWWEGLDGQPPEKGLDWKGNPWTSASGENGAHPNSRFTAPASQCPCISPEWEDPKGVPISAFIFGGRRAKLTPLVYESFNWQHGVFVGATMASETTAAATHAVGVVRRDPMAMLPFCGYNMSDYFSHWLNMGKKIKNPPKIFNVNWFKTDENDKFIWPGFGDNLRVLEWIIERATGDAPSKETPIGYLPTEDALDLKGLDLEKGVMDTLLEVNKEAWLKEYDEISEFFKKFGDELPKEMAEEHQALKDRLNK comes from the coding sequence ATGAGCAATCAATATGTAGAAAAATGGGTTGATGAAATGGCGCAGTTATGCATGCCCGATAATGTGTGTTGGGTTACTGGTTCTGAAGAAGAAAAAGATCGTTTAAGCCAGGAAGCATTTAAGACAGGTGAGCTGATTGAGCTCGATCAAGAAAAGTTGCCCGGGTGCGTATACCATCGTACCGCAATAAATGATGTCGCACGAACTGAACATCTTACGTTTATTTGCACTGAACAAAAAGAAACAGTCGGTCCGACTAATAACTGGATGCAAAAAGATGAAGCATATAAGAAATTAAGCGAGATATTCAGTGGGTCAATGAAAGGCAGAACAATGTATGTTGTTCCTTTTATCATGGGACCTGCCGGATCTCCTTCAAGCAAAGTTGGTGTCGAGCTCACAGACAGTATATATGTTGTATTAAACATGTGTATAATGACCCGTGTGGGTAAAATTGCTATGGATGAACTGGATGGGTCAGATAATTTTACACGGTGTCTTCACGGTAAGGCTGAGCGGGATATTGAGAAACGGTTTATCTGTCATTTTCCTGAAGATAACACTATTTGGAGTGTTGGGTCAGGATACGGCGGAAACGTTCTTCTCGGCAAAAAATGTCTTGCCTTACGTATAGCGAGTTATCTTGGTTATGAAGAGGGATGGATGGCCGAACACATGCTTATTTTAGGTGTTCAGGATCCAAAAGGCAACGTCAGTTATGTTGCTGCAGCATTTCCAAGTGCATGCGGTAAAACAAATCTAGCAATGCTTGTACCGCCGGAATCATTATCTGCAAAAGGATATAAGGTATGGACAGTAGGCGATGATATTGCGTGGATGCGTATTGGTGAAGATGGTAGAATATGGGCAATTAATCCTGAAGCAGGTTTCTTTGGTGTTGTTCCGGGAACAAGCCAAAAGAGTAATCCGAACGCGCTAAAAACGATACAAAAAAATACTATATACACGAATGTGCTTTTAAAAGATGATAAAACGGTATGGTGGGAAGGGCTTGATGGCCAACCGCCTGAAAAGGGCTTAGATTGGAAAGGTAATCCGTGGACATCGGCCTCAGGTGAAAATGGGGCGCATCCAAATTCACGCTTTACTGCTCCAGCGAGTCAATGTCCGTGTATTTCACCGGAGTGGGAAGATCCCAAAGGCGTGCCTATAAGCGCATTTATCTTTGGCGGCCGGAGAGCAAAATTAACACCTCTTGTATACGAATCATTTAATTGGCAGCATGGTGTGTTTGTTGGTGCAACCATGGCTTCAGAGACAACAGCAGCAGCAACACACGCAGTTGGTGTTGTAAGACGTGACCCTATGGCAATGTTACCGTTTTGTGGATACAATATGAGCGATTATTTTAGTCATTGGCTAAACATGGGTAAAAAGATCAAAAACCCGCCAAAGATCTTTAATGTAAATTGGTTTAAGACTGACGAAAATGATAAATTTATTTGGCCTGGATTTGGTGATAACCTGAGAGTTTTGGAGTGGATTATTGAAAGAGCCACTGGAGATGCTCCGTCAAAAGAAACTCCTATTGGTTATTTGCCAACAGAAGATGCACTTGATCTTAAAGGTCTTGATTTAGAAAAGGGTGTAATGGACACGTTGCTAGAGGTTAATAAAGAAGCGTGGCTGAAAGAATATGATGAGATCAGTGAGTTCTTTAAGAAGTTTGGAGATGAATTGCCGAAAGAAATGGCTGAAGAACATCAGGCGCTTAAAGATAGATTAAATAAATAA
- a CDS encoding phosphoribosylaminoimidazolesuccinocarboxamide synthase, translating to MMEAVSPNVVTQIKLDGVKLFKEGKVRSVFDLDDKLLIVASDRISAFDYILPEGIPYKAKVLTKISEHWFNFTKDIVKNHLISTDVSAFPGELEKFSSILDGRSMLVKKTELVPIECVVRGYISGSAWKEYKKTGTVCGEKLPEGYEESCKFVEPIFTPATKAEEGHDENISIQTMKDMVGTEITEKLQKASIEIYATCHKKALEEGIIIADTKYEFGMLDGELILIDELLTPDSSRFWPEDSYQPGRSQDSFDKQFVRDYLESIEWNKTPPVPHLPEDIIRKTSEKYQEAYKRITGLDLNQK from the coding sequence ATGATGGAAGCAGTAAGTCCTAATGTTGTAACACAGATAAAACTTGATGGAGTTAAGCTCTTTAAAGAAGGCAAAGTACGATCAGTTTTTGATCTTGATGATAAGCTCCTTATAGTTGCATCAGATAGGATATCTGCGTTTGATTATATTTTACCTGAAGGTATACCCTATAAAGCGAAAGTACTTACAAAAATATCTGAGCATTGGTTTAATTTCACGAAAGATATTGTGAAAAACCATCTTATTTCAACCGATGTAAGCGCTTTTCCAGGTGAACTAGAAAAGTTTAGTTCGATCCTTGACGGTAGATCAATGCTTGTTAAGAAGACCGAGCTTGTTCCTATTGAATGTGTTGTAAGAGGATATATATCCGGATCAGCGTGGAAAGAATATAAGAAGACTGGAACAGTATGTGGTGAAAAGCTTCCTGAAGGGTATGAAGAAAGCTGTAAGTTTGTGGAGCCTATTTTTACACCGGCAACAAAAGCTGAAGAAGGGCATGACGAGAATATATCTATTCAAACAATGAAAGATATGGTTGGTACTGAGATTACAGAAAAGCTTCAAAAAGCAAGTATTGAAATATATGCTACTTGTCACAAGAAGGCGTTAGAAGAAGGTATCATAATAGCTGATACCAAATATGAGTTTGGCATGCTTGATGGCGAGTTAATTTTAATAGACGAGCTGTTAACTCCTGATTCATCACGATTTTGGCCCGAAGATTCCTATCAGCCGGGTAGATCACAGGATAGTTTTGATAAACAATTTGTAAGAGATTATCTTGAATCAATAGAGTGGAACAAAACCCCACCGGTACCGCATTTGCCTGAAGATATCATTCGTAAAACGTCTGAAAAATATCAAGAAGCATATAAGAGAATAACGGGCTTAGACCTCAATCAGAAATAA
- a CDS encoding vitamin B12 dependent-methionine synthase activation domain-containing protein yields MPTLTNLKVNIPRNEVLKRLRYHPSKTDPQENIDNLIDNLIEDAYILMEPKALYKDILIEEKSGNIVTLKDCTFVIEGAEIAGLLQKSHKVVLMAVTIGPDLPLRSQRYMQEKKVTEAMVLDAIGSEAVEALADKVNEIIRTNANLEGCVLTKRYSPGYSDWAITAQKELLHVLGAQDIGIQLNPACLMIPEKSISAVIGYKEK; encoded by the coding sequence ATGCCGACACTCACTAATCTAAAAGTTAATATACCACGTAATGAAGTGTTAAAAAGACTTCGATATCATCCTTCAAAAACGGATCCTCAAGAGAATATTGATAATCTTATTGATAATTTGATTGAAGATGCGTATATTTTGATGGAGCCAAAAGCTCTTTACAAAGATATTTTAATTGAAGAAAAGAGTGGCAATATAGTTACCTTGAAAGATTGCACATTTGTAATAGAGGGGGCAGAAATTGCCGGTTTATTGCAAAAGTCTCATAAGGTAGTATTGATGGCAGTAACGATTGGTCCGGACTTGCCGTTACGCTCACAAAGGTATATGCAAGAGAAAAAAGTAACTGAAGCAATGGTATTAGATGCTATTGGCTCAGAGGCAGTAGAAGCTTTAGCTGACAAGGTAAATGAGATAATAAGAACGAATGCGAATCTCGAAGGATGTGTGCTTACAAAGCGATATTCACCGGGGTATTCTGATTGGGCTATTACCGCGCAAAAAGAGTTATTGCATGTTCTTGGTGCGCAAGACATTGGTATACAGTTAAACCCAGCGTGTTTAATGATCCCTGAAAAGTCTATTAGTGCGGTGATAGGTTACAAGGAGAAATAA
- a CDS encoding homocysteine S-methyltransferase family protein, with product MENILQVLKKKILVYDGALGTMLQEKGALAGVRSPEEVNLISPDTLRDIHREYIDAGADVIETNTFGVSSIKLKEFGLEDKMTEIIKKGIQIAVDAASGKAYVAASIGPLPKQLEPLGELTFDQAYTLFAEQVKVIADTGADLILIETMSDIKETKAAVIAAKEHSSLPVQVQMTFDKGKWTLSGTPPEVAAVVLGACGADIIGVNCSSGPEELLYTVEMLGRYFDGYISVLPNAGLPELVDGKTIFRATPEYMAEYAIKFAERGVNLIGGCCGTTPDHIRACAQVIKGAKPVARDYIGGFMVASRTQVVRVSDDTIPLVIGERINPTNRKDLSAELKAGKMTLLKNDALTQTKNGASILDINVGVPGEDEVALMGNAVSQVQNTVGAAIAIDTMDQRALEEGLKECAGKPLINSVNGKAASMQSVIPLAVKYGAALIALTLDEKGIPTEVKKRVALAQVIIKEAEGKGIRKDDILVDSLTLTVSSEPEGVRLTLDAVKEIKALGYKNSLGVSNISFGLPGRKYINGSFLSMAIGAGLDAAIINPNNQSMMDAFLASSVLVNRDKLAVQYIAEIKKRDMQTSGSHIAEKGSQSGSIDIKDKLYNAILYGQRDEIAGLIDEGVKTGLTPMDINMSLLVPALEEVGKKFESKEYFLPQLILSAETMRKAFEHVKTFTNGEDQDSSKAKIVIATVEGDVHDIGKNIVIAVLENYGYEIIDLGKSVSSKEIIDTVKEHKADIVGLSALMTTTMTEMKKVISEIGAAGLNVKTIIGGAVVTPAYAKEIKADAYAKDAIAAVRIIKDLLSK from the coding sequence ATGGAAAATATTTTACAGGTATTAAAGAAAAAGATTCTAGTGTATGACGGTGCGTTAGGAACGATGCTTCAGGAAAAGGGTGCTTTAGCAGGTGTGCGATCTCCGGAAGAGGTTAATCTTATCTCTCCTGATACGCTGAGAGATATACACAGAGAGTATATTGATGCAGGAGCTGATGTTATTGAGACAAATACCTTTGGGGTAAGCTCAATAAAGCTGAAAGAATTTGGTCTCGAAGACAAAATGACCGAAATAATCAAAAAAGGTATCCAGATAGCTGTTGATGCTGCTTCAGGTAAAGCGTATGTCGCCGCTTCGATTGGGCCATTGCCAAAGCAGCTTGAACCTTTAGGTGAGCTTACTTTTGATCAAGCGTACACGCTTTTTGCCGAACAGGTAAAAGTAATAGCTGACACAGGTGCAGACCTTATTCTCATTGAAACAATGAGCGATATAAAGGAAACGAAAGCCGCGGTTATTGCGGCAAAAGAGCATTCTTCACTTCCGGTGCAGGTGCAAATGACTTTTGATAAGGGTAAGTGGACTTTATCAGGAACGCCACCAGAGGTAGCAGCAGTTGTTCTCGGTGCATGTGGAGCTGATATTATCGGTGTAAATTGTTCTAGTGGTCCGGAAGAATTACTCTATACGGTTGAAATGTTGGGTAGATATTTTGATGGCTATATATCTGTTTTACCGAATGCAGGACTGCCTGAGCTGGTGGATGGGAAAACGATCTTTAGAGCGACTCCTGAATACATGGCTGAGTACGCTATCAAGTTTGCTGAAAGAGGAGTAAATTTGATCGGTGGATGTTGCGGGACAACCCCTGACCATATCAGGGCATGTGCTCAGGTGATTAAAGGAGCCAAACCGGTAGCCAGAGACTATATTGGCGGGTTTATGGTTGCAAGCCGAACACAAGTAGTGAGAGTAAGTGACGATACTATTCCTCTTGTTATAGGCGAACGCATTAATCCAACCAATAGAAAAGATCTATCTGCCGAGCTTAAAGCCGGTAAAATGACCCTATTAAAAAATGATGCTCTTACCCAGACAAAAAACGGGGCTTCAATACTTGATATTAATGTCGGTGTTCCCGGTGAAGATGAAGTGGCTCTAATGGGCAATGCGGTTTCTCAAGTGCAGAATACTGTTGGTGCAGCGATTGCTATTGATACAATGGATCAGCGGGCACTTGAAGAGGGTCTTAAAGAGTGTGCTGGTAAACCGCTTATAAATTCGGTAAATGGTAAAGCTGCCAGCATGCAGTCTGTTATTCCATTAGCTGTAAAATACGGGGCGGCACTCATTGCACTGACACTCGATGAAAAAGGTATCCCGACTGAAGTGAAAAAAAGGGTGGCGTTAGCACAGGTAATTATTAAAGAAGCTGAAGGAAAAGGTATCCGTAAAGATGATATACTCGTTGATTCTTTAACGTTAACGGTATCAAGTGAACCTGAAGGCGTCCGACTTACCCTCGATGCAGTTAAAGAGATAAAAGCACTGGGATACAAAAACAGCCTTGGAGTAAGCAATATTTCATTTGGGTTACCCGGAAGAAAATACATTAATGGAAGTTTTCTTTCAATGGCTATTGGTGCCGGGCTTGATGCTGCGATTATCAATCCAAATAACCAGTCTATGATGGATGCGTTTCTTGCTTCATCTGTGCTGGTGAACAGGGACAAACTAGCTGTGCAGTACATAGCGGAGATAAAAAAACGTGATATGCAAACAAGTGGTTCGCATATTGCAGAAAAGGGTTCGCAAAGCGGTTCTATCGATATTAAAGATAAACTTTATAATGCGATCTTGTACGGGCAGCGTGATGAAATAGCCGGATTAATTGATGAAGGAGTAAAAACCGGTTTGACTCCTATGGATATAAATATGAGCTTGCTGGTACCTGCTCTTGAGGAAGTAGGCAAGAAATTTGAATCAAAAGAATATTTTCTCCCGCAGCTGATTTTATCAGCTGAAACAATGCGTAAAGCCTTTGAACACGTTAAAACGTTTACTAATGGAGAGGATCAGGATTCAAGTAAAGCAAAGATTGTTATCGCGACAGTTGAAGGAGATGTCCATGATATCGGCAAAAATATTGTAATAGCGGTACTGGAAAATTATGGATATGAAATAATCGATCTTGGTAAAAGTGTTTCATCAAAAGAGATTATCGATACGGTAAAAGAACACAAAGCGGATATTGTCGGGTTGTCTGCATTAATGACGACGACAATGACCGAGATGAAAAAAGTGATCAGTGAGATAGGAGCTGCGGGACTTAATGTAAAAACGATTATTGGCGGCGCTGTTGTGACACCCGCATATGCAAAAGAGATAAAAGCTGATGCATATGCTAAAGATGCGATAGCGGCGGTAAGGATCATTAAAGATTTATTGTCTAAATAA
- a CDS encoding BsuPI-related putative proteinase inhibitor yields the protein MYRVLVLFMAIICLWQTTGYAMAQKAVSVVDKINVMLVVEKQGDSALLTIEVANISPEKVNCTFLSAKKYDFIIKDAKSNIIWQWTHSRLFSQAIQKEFLDKGQVFIFSEKWDYKNNEGQRVTPGKYGVTGEFSVMPTSILTAPKEIDVLEEDLKIAGGYTITGTIAVIGSDIYINSDDGVTYKLAGSSVDFKDQNGDYIAVFSPVIQNISGSQYRSITIKDFKVYNSRKEYSGM from the coding sequence ATGTATAGAGTATTAGTATTGTTTATGGCTATTATTTGTTTATGGCAAACAACTGGTTATGCTATGGCGCAAAAGGCTGTATCAGTTGTTGATAAAATAAATGTTATGCTCGTTGTCGAGAAACAAGGTGATAGCGCACTTCTTACGATAGAGGTTGCAAATATTAGTCCGGAAAAAGTGAACTGTACTTTTTTGTCCGCAAAGAAATATGATTTTATTATAAAAGATGCAAAAAGTAATATTATCTGGCAGTGGACACACAGTCGCCTTTTTTCTCAAGCGATACAAAAAGAATTTTTAGATAAAGGACAGGTGTTTATTTTTAGTGAGAAATGGGACTATAAGAACAATGAGGGGCAGCGGGTTACTCCGGGGAAGTATGGGGTTACTGGAGAGTTTTCTGTTATGCCGACAAGCATACTTACCGCACCTAAAGAGATTGACGTTTTAGAAGAAGATTTAAAAATTGCCGGTGGATATACTATAACAGGAACAATTGCTGTTATTGGCAGTGACATATATATAAATAGTGATGATGGTGTGACGTATAAGCTCGCTGGCAGTAGTGTAGATTTTAAAGATCAAAACGGTGATTATATTGCGGTTTTTTCTCCTGTAATACAAAATATTTCCGGTTCACAGTACCGGAGCATAACCATAAAAGATTTCAAGGTATATAACAGCAGAAAAGAATATAGCGGAATGTAA